A genome region from Thermomonospora amylolytica includes the following:
- a CDS encoding coiled-coil domain-containing protein, with product MTKIVPVAVAAPGMLDTAGELRALAAHPRLTARERHLRRLADDLDAGRDLDRWAQIDLYAAFLREETIGPAVRSARRTRAGTALDLVSGLVIFTPILITWFGLFKATAAYRASRGDAALAGRSFLEQWQTGFGGRLSDWLYFDRIAWWTVLAIVFLMAISAGHVLWQRREERLDRQERAALMGRLTAALTDVDLELSRFRVNDATRMQSGAQHLVDASREMGRVVDQVRAVEREAAKSLRLVRQAVERVERLADTVAQSGDAVRAAADQLGGTKADLTARLDQVSAATNAVATGIGDLARAAGDDSERTRKALDGTARELRAALTDGQQELAARIAAALERSGEDIRRALDDWRTEGAIYSHRHETTTEHLAAVAGAIEEILRRTVRSLGELPAAVDRFEDHAGQAAQRLERTMTDTSARIADDLARAADRINNEVVVLLDGLPDGRAQQVTAELAALRAAVDGLRAQLAQTGGRRRWLW from the coding sequence TTGACGAAGATCGTGCCGGTGGCGGTCGCTGCGCCGGGAATGCTCGATACGGCCGGTGAGCTCCGCGCCCTCGCCGCGCATCCGCGGCTGACCGCGCGCGAACGGCACCTGCGGCGCCTCGCCGACGATCTGGACGCCGGCCGTGATCTGGACCGCTGGGCCCAGATCGACCTGTACGCGGCGTTCCTGCGCGAGGAGACGATCGGCCCCGCCGTCCGCAGCGCCCGGCGGACCCGTGCCGGTACGGCCCTGGACCTGGTGTCCGGTCTGGTGATCTTCACCCCGATCCTGATCACCTGGTTCGGGCTGTTCAAGGCCACCGCCGCGTACCGGGCGAGCCGCGGGGACGCGGCGCTGGCCGGCAGGTCCTTCCTCGAGCAGTGGCAGACCGGCTTCGGCGGCCGGCTGTCGGACTGGCTCTACTTCGACCGGATCGCCTGGTGGACGGTGCTGGCCATCGTGTTCCTGATGGCCATCTCGGCCGGGCATGTGCTGTGGCAGCGCCGGGAGGAGAGGCTCGACCGGCAGGAGCGCGCCGCGCTGATGGGCCGGCTCACCGCCGCGCTCACCGACGTCGACCTGGAGCTGAGCCGGTTCCGGGTGAACGACGCCACCCGGATGCAGTCCGGCGCACAGCACCTGGTCGACGCCTCCCGGGAGATGGGCAGGGTCGTCGACCAGGTGCGCGCCGTGGAACGCGAGGCCGCCAAGAGCCTGCGGCTGGTGCGCCAGGCCGTCGAGCGGGTGGAACGGCTCGCCGACACGGTCGCGCAGAGCGGGGACGCCGTCCGCGCCGCCGCCGACCAGCTCGGCGGCACGAAGGCCGACCTGACGGCCCGGCTCGACCAGGTGTCGGCCGCCACCAACGCGGTCGCGACCGGGATCGGCGACCTGGCCCGCGCCGCCGGCGACGACAGCGAACGGACCCGCAAGGCGCTCGACGGCACCGCCCGCGAGCTGCGCGCCGCCCTCACCGACGGGCAGCAGGAGCTCGCCGCCCGGATCGCCGCCGCCCTGGAACGCAGCGGCGAGGACATCCGCAGGGCGCTGGACGACTGGCGCACCGAGGGCGCGATCTACTCCCACCGGCACGAGACCACGACCGAGCACCTGGCGGCGGTCGCCGGGGCGATCGAGGAGATCCTGCGCCGCACCGTCCGGTCCCTGGGCGAGCTGCCCGCCGCCGTCGACCGCTTCGAGGACCACGCCGGACAGGCCGCCCAGCGCCTGGAACGCACCATGACCGACACCTCGGCGCGGATCGCCGACGACCTCGCCCGGGCGGCCGACCGGATCAACAACGAGGTCGTGGTGCTGCTCGACGGTCTCCCGGACGGCCGCGCCCAGCAGGTGACCGCCGAGCTGGCCGCGCTGCGCGCCGCGGTGGACGGGCTGCGCGCCCAGCTCGCCCAGACCGGCGGGCGGAGACGGTGGTTGTGGTGA
- a CDS encoding vWA domain-containing protein, whose product MSQQVLPFYLVCDESYSMAGEPIDEINNSLPEIHHEIGGNPVVADKTRFCLITFNHEAYVQLPLSDLSEVTSMPALVPSGGTSYGTVFDLLRDTIDKDIAALKAVGHQVLRPAVFFLTDGQPNDTADWPTAYKRIIDPNWGPRPNILAFGFGQVDATTIQQVATVRGFIMDPSQKFRVSHALHEFAQSLIQSIVSSGTSADPHGGMSLVMPEKVPGFTTIPADPV is encoded by the coding sequence ATGAGCCAGCAGGTCCTCCCGTTCTACCTGGTGTGCGACGAGTCGTACTCGATGGCGGGCGAGCCCATCGACGAGATCAACAATTCGCTGCCCGAGATCCACCATGAGATCGGTGGCAACCCGGTCGTGGCCGACAAGACGCGCTTCTGCCTGATCACCTTCAATCACGAAGCGTACGTCCAGCTCCCGCTGTCGGACCTCAGCGAGGTCACCTCCATGCCCGCGCTGGTTCCGTCCGGGGGCACCTCGTACGGGACTGTCTTCGATCTGCTGCGCGACACGATCGACAAGGACATCGCCGCCCTCAAGGCGGTAGGCCACCAGGTGCTGCGCCCGGCTGTCTTCTTCCTCACCGACGGTCAGCCGAACGACACCGCCGACTGGCCGACTGCCTACAAGCGGATCATCGACCCGAACTGGGGGCCGCGCCCGAACATCCTGGCGTTCGGCTTCGGGCAGGTCGACGCCACCACCATTCAGCAGGTCGCCACCGTACGCGGATTCATCATGGACCCGTCGCAGAAATTCCGGGTCTCACACGCTCTCCACGAGTTCGCCCAGTCGCTGATCCAGTCCATCGTCAGTTCCGGCACCTCGGCCGATCCCCACGGCGGGATGAGCCTGGTCATGCCGGAGAAGGTCCCGGGTTTCACCACCATCCCCGCCGACCCGGTGTGA
- a CDS encoding protein phosphatase 2C domain-containing protein gives MDTVLPPAGDEARTQRPRIKLARREDRSSPAEAPFPGPVKFGKVHPRAGEPRGLPQVEQAVPDTVLDLADFDGLAVRAASLRGDDHRWTGKPRQDSLGLWTVSRQDRPDLLVAAVADGVGSRSLSHLGSSWACRLFREQVAAHAAEVLVQDDIEDLGRRIVERIAAAMIERAGREGLERRELSTTLVGAAVELTPPPGPRRCFLVRVGDSTAYLLREGGFGEAFDDARDDEEIVGSATAALPTSVGRVQTAVETVGADDVLVLCTDGLVGPMRNDEVRDRLVRCWSGPVPGALEFGWQVGFRARSFGDDRTAVCVWGRR, from the coding sequence GTGGATACCGTGCTCCCGCCCGCCGGGGACGAGGCTCGGACGCAGCGGCCCAGGATCAAGCTCGCGCGGCGGGAGGACAGGTCGTCGCCGGCCGAGGCGCCGTTCCCCGGGCCGGTGAAGTTCGGGAAGGTGCATCCCCGGGCCGGGGAGCCGCGGGGGCTGCCCCAGGTGGAGCAGGCGGTGCCGGACACCGTGCTGGATCTGGCCGACTTCGACGGGCTGGCGGTACGGGCGGCCTCGCTGCGCGGCGACGACCACCGGTGGACCGGCAAGCCCCGGCAGGACTCGCTGGGGCTGTGGACGGTGTCCCGGCAGGACCGGCCGGACCTGCTGGTGGCGGCCGTCGCCGACGGGGTGGGCAGCAGGTCCCTGTCGCACCTGGGGTCGTCGTGGGCCTGCCGGCTGTTCCGCGAGCAGGTCGCGGCGCACGCCGCCGAGGTGCTCGTCCAGGACGACATCGAGGATCTCGGGCGGCGGATCGTCGAACGGATCGCCGCGGCGATGATCGAGCGGGCCGGACGCGAGGGGCTGGAGCGCCGGGAGCTGTCCACCACCCTGGTCGGGGCGGCGGTCGAGCTGACGCCGCCGCCGGGGCCGCGCCGGTGCTTCCTCGTGCGGGTCGGTGACAGCACGGCGTACCTGCTGCGCGAGGGCGGGTTCGGGGAGGCGTTCGACGACGCCCGCGACGACGAGGAGATCGTCGGCTCCGCGACCGCCGCGCTGCCCACCAGCGTCGGCCGGGTGCAGACCGCCGTGGAGACCGTCGGGGCCGACGACGTCCTGGTGCTGTGCACCGACGGGCTCGTCGGTCCCATGCGGAACGACGAGGTGAGGGACCGGCTGGTCCGGTGCTGGAGCGGCCCGGTGCCGGGGGCGCTGGAGTTCGGCTGGCAGGTCGGCTTCCGGGCCAGGTCGTTCGGCGATGACCGTACGGCCGTCTGCGTGTGGGGGCGCCGATGA
- a CDS encoding rhomboid family intramembrane serine protease has product MTHATRAVSAALLVGAATAGMWVLEFFDYAMGGALDEYGIRAWDPYELPEIFTAPFLHGGIEHLLANTVPFLVLGFIAAARGIGRFLLASLIIIVVGGLGVWFTGSPTVDTLGSSILIFGFFGYLLGRGVFERSLLDLVIAVGVVVVYGGLIYGVIPTDTMISWQGHLFGLIGGVLAAYALRRRVEA; this is encoded by the coding sequence ATGACGCACGCGACCCGGGCGGTCTCGGCGGCTCTGCTGGTCGGCGCGGCGACCGCGGGAATGTGGGTGCTGGAGTTCTTCGACTACGCGATGGGCGGGGCGCTGGACGAGTACGGGATCCGCGCCTGGGACCCGTACGAGCTGCCGGAGATCTTCACCGCGCCGTTCCTGCACGGGGGCATCGAGCATCTGCTGGCCAACACGGTGCCGTTCCTGGTGCTGGGGTTCATCGCGGCGGCGCGCGGGATCGGGCGGTTCCTGCTGGCCAGCCTGATCATCATCGTGGTCGGCGGGCTGGGGGTGTGGTTCACCGGCTCGCCGACCGTGGACACCCTGGGCAGCAGCATCCTGATCTTCGGGTTCTTCGGCTACCTGCTGGGCCGCGGGGTGTTCGAGCGCAGCCTGCTGGACCTGGTGATCGCGGTGGGCGTGGTGGTGGTCTACGGCGGGCTGATCTACGGGGTCATCCCGACCGACACCATGATCTCCTGGCAGGGCCACCTGTTCGGGCTGATCGGCGGGGTGCTCGCCGCCTACGCGCTGCGCCGCCGCGTCGAGGCATAG
- a CDS encoding SDR family oxidoreductase — protein sequence MGTYLITGATGGIGAALAEMLADRGHDLVLLGRSPERLAEVAAALSGGAHARTQVLVRNGAGAPQAPSGPRGTVQTVAVDLSKPRRLEAALAAADLPGRLDGVVHSAGVVDLGPVAEAGADHWIDQLMVNLVSAAELTRLLLPALRAAAGHVVFVNSGAGLRANPGWSAYAASKHGLRALADSLRAEEPALRVTSVYPGRTATEMQRRVRAQEGRPYDPSEFADPATVARVILGALQTPRDATVTDVSVRP from the coding sequence ATGGGAACGTACCTGATCACCGGGGCGACGGGCGGCATCGGCGCGGCCCTGGCGGAGATGCTGGCCGACCGGGGGCACGACCTGGTGCTGCTGGGGCGCTCGCCGGAACGGCTGGCCGAGGTCGCCGCGGCGCTGAGCGGCGGCGCGCACGCCCGCACCCAGGTCCTCGTCCGCAACGGCGCCGGCGCCCCGCAGGCGCCGTCCGGGCCGCGCGGCACCGTGCAGACCGTGGCGGTGGACCTGTCCAAGCCGCGCCGTCTGGAGGCCGCCCTGGCCGCCGCCGACCTGCCCGGCCGGCTCGACGGGGTGGTGCACAGCGCGGGCGTCGTCGACCTCGGCCCGGTCGCCGAGGCGGGCGCCGACCACTGGATCGACCAGCTCATGGTCAACCTGGTGTCCGCCGCCGAACTGACCCGGCTGCTGCTGCCCGCGCTGCGCGCCGCCGCAGGGCACGTGGTCTTCGTCAACTCCGGCGCCGGGCTGCGCGCCAACCCCGGCTGGTCGGCGTACGCGGCCAGCAAGCACGGCCTGCGGGCGCTGGCCGACTCGCTGCGCGCCGAGGAGCCCGCGCTCCGCGTGACCAGCGTCTACCCGGGCCGTACCGCCACCGAGATGCAGCGCAGGGTCCGCGCCCAGGAGGGCCGGCCGTACGACCCGAGCGAGTTCGCCGACCCCGCCACGGTGGCCCGGGTGATCCTGGGGGCCCTGCAGACGCCGCGCGACGCCACCGTCACCGACGTGTCCGTACGCCCCTAG
- a CDS encoding sporulation protein — translation MVFKKLMKAMGVGGPSVETVLHNPNTQPGGTITGEVNIIGGEHDSDIKHLSIALKTRVEVESGDNEYHTDMEYAKIVLAREFELEDGARHTLPFSLEIPWEAPLTHMYGQPLRGTTVGVATELEVARAVDATDLDPIAVHPLPAQERILEAFGNIGFRFRGADCERGRIWGVNQKLPFYQEIEFFPPPQYVNGIKELEVTFVSGPSSMEVVLELSKRGGVFTEGHDSFARFTVDYATFANTNWEQQITQYLDQGARRKGFF, via the coding sequence GTGGTCTTCAAGAAGCTGATGAAGGCGATGGGCGTCGGGGGACCGTCCGTCGAGACCGTGCTGCACAACCCGAACACCCAGCCGGGCGGCACCATCACCGGTGAGGTGAACATCATCGGGGGCGAGCACGACTCCGACATCAAGCACCTGTCGATCGCGCTCAAGACCCGCGTCGAGGTCGAGTCCGGCGACAACGAGTACCACACCGACATGGAGTACGCCAAGATCGTGCTCGCCCGGGAGTTCGAGCTGGAGGACGGCGCCCGGCACACCCTGCCGTTCAGCCTGGAGATCCCGTGGGAGGCGCCGCTCACCCACATGTACGGCCAGCCGCTGCGCGGCACCACCGTCGGCGTGGCCACCGAGCTGGAGGTCGCCCGCGCGGTCGACGCCACCGACCTCGACCCGATCGCGGTGCACCCGCTGCCCGCCCAGGAGCGCATCCTGGAGGCGTTCGGCAACATCGGCTTCCGCTTCCGCGGCGCCGACTGCGAGCGCGGCCGGATCTGGGGCGTGAACCAGAAGCTGCCGTTCTACCAGGAGATCGAGTTCTTCCCGCCGCCGCAGTACGTCAACGGCATCAAGGAGCTGGAGGTCACCTTCGTCTCCGGGCCCAGCTCCATGGAGGTCGTGCTGGAGCTGTCCAAGCGCGGCGGCGTCTTCACCGAGGGCCACGACTCGTTCGCCCGGTTCACCGTGGACTACGCCACGTTCGCCAACACCAACTGGGAGCAGCAGATCACCCAGTACCTGGACCAGGGCGCGCGCCGTAAGGGCTTCTTCTAG
- a CDS encoding SRPBCC family protein, protein MAQKTVADSARQVTDSAQETVRKTPVGRLADELPTDRLVTELQNLVGALGTRALSSMIDKVDDAADRLTDYAEKGGGPGLLAAVTGAGGKDGDGEGRSPVKSLLGAGLGAVGGRLKDTAVGGLLGGDRADDGGGGLVKGALGGAVKGALGGAIKKVTGRGKGKGGKLKVTNIVETIDVGVPVRLAYDQWTSFQQWPNFTKKVENVEQNGSERLTWKAQIFWSHREWESTIVEQIPDRRIVWRSKGSKGHVDGAVTFHELAPDLTRIVLVLEYHPQGFFEHTGNLWRAQGRRARLELKHFRRHVMTRTLLHPDEVEGWRGEIRDGEVVKDHETAMREEREGEEKPEAEERGPEAVEEEEPRAEEEEAEGEEEGEEEEPEAEERGPEAVEEEEPEAEEREPEAVEEEEPRAEEEEAEGEEEAEGEEEEAGEPEPEEEEPEERGPEGAREEEEEEPEPRPRRARRPVVRRGARPAASVGERRTRRGRRTEE, encoded by the coding sequence ATGGCGCAGAAGACGGTCGCCGACTCCGCCCGGCAGGTCACCGACTCCGCACAGGAGACCGTGCGCAAGACGCCGGTCGGCCGGCTCGCCGACGAACTGCCCACCGACCGGCTGGTGACGGAACTGCAGAACCTGGTCGGCGCGCTGGGGACGCGGGCGCTGAGCTCCATGATCGACAAGGTCGACGACGCGGCCGACCGGCTGACCGACTACGCCGAGAAGGGCGGCGGGCCGGGACTGCTGGCGGCCGTGACCGGAGCCGGGGGCAAGGACGGTGACGGGGAGGGCCGGTCCCCGGTGAAGTCGCTGCTCGGCGCCGGGCTGGGCGCGGTCGGCGGCAGGCTGAAGGACACCGCGGTCGGCGGACTCCTGGGCGGCGACCGCGCGGACGACGGCGGTGGCGGCCTGGTCAAGGGCGCGCTCGGCGGGGCGGTGAAGGGCGCGCTCGGCGGCGCGATCAAGAAGGTGACCGGACGCGGCAAGGGCAAGGGCGGCAAGCTCAAGGTCACCAACATCGTCGAGACGATCGACGTGGGCGTCCCGGTCCGGCTGGCCTACGACCAGTGGACCTCGTTCCAGCAGTGGCCGAACTTCACCAAGAAGGTCGAGAACGTCGAGCAGAACGGCAGCGAGCGGCTCACCTGGAAGGCGCAGATCTTCTGGTCCCACCGGGAGTGGGAGTCCACGATCGTCGAGCAGATCCCGGACCGGCGCATCGTCTGGCGCTCCAAGGGCTCCAAGGGACACGTCGACGGCGCGGTGACCTTCCACGAGCTGGCCCCCGACCTGACCCGCATCGTCCTGGTGCTGGAGTACCACCCGCAGGGCTTCTTCGAGCACACCGGCAATCTGTGGCGGGCCCAGGGCCGGCGGGCGAGGCTGGAGCTCAAGCACTTCCGGCGGCACGTGATGACCAGGACGCTCCTGCATCCGGACGAGGTCGAGGGCTGGCGGGGCGAGATCCGCGACGGCGAGGTGGTCAAGGACCACGAGACCGCGATGCGCGAGGAGCGGGAGGGCGAGGAGAAGCCCGAGGCCGAGGAGCGCGGACCCGAGGCCGTCGAGGAAGAGGAGCCCCGGGCCGAGGAGGAAGAGGCCGAGGGCGAAGAAGAGGGCGAGGAGGAAGAGCCCGAGGCTGAGGAGCGCGGACCCGAGGCCGTCGAGGAAGAAGAACCCGAGGCCGAGGAACGTGAGCCTGAGGCCGTCGAGGAAGAGGAGCCCCGGGCCGAGGAGGAAGAGGCCGAGGGCGAAGAAGAGGCCGAGGGCGAGGAGGAAGAGGCCGGGGAACCCGAGCCGGAGGAAGAGGAGCCCGAGGAGCGCGGGCCCGAGGGCGCCCGTGAGGAAGAGGAAGAGGAGCCGGAGCCGAGGCCCCGCAGGGCGCGGCGCCCGGTCGTCCGGCGCGGTGCGCGGCCGGCCGCCTCCGTGGGCGAGCGGCGTACCCGGCGAGGAAGAAGGACCGAGGAATGA
- the gvpJ gene encoding gas vesicle protein GvpJ, with the protein MTTAVQPAGGGGGASAGGLADVIDTILDKGLVIDAYVSVSLLGIQLLTVDARVVVASVETYLQFAEATNRLDLTEHEKPGVGDLVGGLLPGGRSDEEVEDSDRQALQAARTGDETGDEAGLEFETARDEEEAEAVPRRGRRSAQDRSREE; encoded by the coding sequence ATGACCACGGCCGTCCAACCGGCGGGCGGAGGCGGCGGAGCGTCCGCCGGCGGGCTCGCCGACGTCATCGACACCATTCTCGACAAGGGCCTGGTGATCGACGCCTATGTCAGCGTCTCCCTGCTCGGCATCCAGTTGCTGACGGTCGACGCCCGCGTCGTCGTGGCGAGCGTGGAGACCTACCTGCAGTTCGCGGAGGCCACCAACCGGCTGGACCTCACCGAGCACGAGAAGCCCGGAGTGGGCGACCTGGTGGGCGGGCTGCTGCCCGGCGGGCGCTCCGACGAGGAGGTGGAGGACTCCGACCGGCAGGCCCTGCAGGCCGCCCGGACCGGCGACGAGACCGGCGACGAGGCCGGCCTCGAGTTCGAGACCGCCCGGGACGAGGAGGAGGCCGAGGCCGTTCCCCGCC